A single region of the Bacillus cereus genome encodes:
- a CDS encoding class I SAM-dependent methyltransferase has translation MTEFWEASFIENQMMWGFEASDSAILAKDFFLEKKVKDILIPGIGYGRNAKVFIDNGIHVTGIEISKTAIELAKQNEFNADFFHGSVTDMPFDNKLYDGIFCYALIHLLNKDEREKFIKDCYSQLKPNGYMIFTTISKDAPMFGKGKQLGKDYFEIMEGVKMYFYDVDSVQQDFGKYGLMETKEIVEPHKNMASKPPFKFILIKCQKTL, from the coding sequence ATGACAGAATTTTGGGAAGCGAGTTTTATAGAAAATCAAATGATGTGGGGATTTGAAGCTTCAGACTCCGCAATCTTAGCGAAGGACTTTTTCCTTGAAAAGAAAGTGAAGGATATATTGATTCCTGGTATTGGGTACGGTAGAAATGCAAAGGTTTTTATTGATAACGGAATACATGTAACAGGTATTGAAATTTCAAAAACGGCGATTGAATTGGCAAAACAAAATGAGTTTAATGCCGATTTCTTCCATGGCTCAGTAACTGATATGCCTTTTGATAACAAACTGTATGATGGTATATTTTGTTATGCCCTTATTCATTTATTGAATAAGGATGAGAGAGAGAAGTTTATTAAAGATTGTTATAGTCAGTTAAAACCAAACGGATATATGATTTTTACTACTATTTCTAAAGATGCCCCAATGTTTGGGAAGGGGAAACAACTGGGTAAAGACTACTTCGAGATAATGGAAGGGGTAAAAATGTATTTTTATGATGTTGACTCGGTACAACAAGACTTTGGAAAATATGGACTGATGGAAACTAAGGAAATTGTGGAGCCACATAAAAATATGGCAAGTAAACCTCCATTTAAATTTATACTGATCAAATGTCAAAAAACACTATAA
- a CDS encoding VOC family protein: MIQNIYETHLHVRDLEKAIDFYQNKLGLALARKLSKRKVAFFWVGESKKQMLGLWEVHNIEDFEMKHFAFGVDLEFLKASRSWLENRGIEVVGSQGKGNQEPIVQRWMPAASVYFLDFDGNKLEFISMLHDNPDELEYASYLSEWNAEHQEK, encoded by the coding sequence ATGATACAGAACATATATGAAACTCATTTACATGTAAGAGATTTAGAAAAGGCGATAGATTTCTATCAAAATAAGTTAGGGTTAGCATTAGCAAGAAAGCTATCCAAAAGAAAAGTGGCTTTCTTTTGGGTAGGAGAAAGTAAAAAGCAAATGCTTGGACTATGGGAAGTACATAATATTGAAGATTTTGAGATGAAACACTTTGCTTTTGGTGTAGATTTAGAATTTCTAAAGGCTTCTAGATCGTGGTTAGAGAATCGTGGAATAGAAGTGGTAGGAAGCCAAGGAAAAGGAAATCAAGAGCCAATTGTCCAAAGATGGATGCCAGCTGCAAGTGTATACTTTTTGGATTTTGATGGAAATAAATTAGAGTTTATTTCTATGTTACATGATAATCCAGATGAATTAGAATATGCATCCTATTTAAGTGAATGGAATGCGGAACACCAAGAGAAATAA
- a CDS encoding DUF4073 domain-containing protein has product MKKAVALLAVMAALLATFSAHAEVKEQVRKSATTFNVISDIQGDLGDFDHVLKDMIKVTPLSRALIMNGDITSTGQQSQYDDVKRVLNKNKLPENVWSTVGNHEFYAGKWTADGKLSQNTWPNGVTEETLFNRYLKFSGQEKVYHKKELDGYPLLFLGTEKYMKYHDSKMWDEVYMSDEQLGWLKQNLEEYSQKDKNKPIFIFSHHVLPDTVSGSRQSPYLQDYLNVDKLYDILKDYPQVVFFTSHTHWDLNLPDWAGKKKIAGGDEKGFTVVNTGGIETGWMSAGPNGGEKTAPDGYSFKQGLQIKAYGNDVVVTAYDYKRDKDIKKLSISDAKIAQMAPDVTADDRNNVIVGATEYMEYSVEGTNEWNTYNPGKPPKFDGDKIVYVRHKGEMNLQPGLTQLLRFSVNK; this is encoded by the coding sequence ATGAAAAAGGCAGTTGCTTTGTTAGCTGTTATGGCGGCGTTATTAGCGACATTTTCAGCACATGCAGAAGTAAAAGAGCAAGTTCGAAAGTCAGCTACAACTTTTAATGTTATTAGCGACATTCAAGGAGATTTAGGGGATTTTGATCATGTGTTAAAAGATATGATCAAAGTGACGCCACTTTCTAGAGCGCTTATTATGAATGGGGATATAACGTCAACTGGACAGCAGTCACAATATGATGATGTAAAGCGTGTGTTAAACAAAAATAAGCTCCCGGAAAATGTATGGTCAACAGTTGGGAATCATGAGTTTTATGCAGGTAAATGGACGGCTGATGGGAAACTCTCTCAAAATACATGGCCAAATGGTGTAACTGAGGAAACGCTATTTAACCGCTATCTGAAATTTAGTGGGCAAGAAAAGGTATATCATAAAAAAGAATTAGACGGTTATCCGCTTCTATTTTTAGGAACAGAAAAATATATGAAATATCACGATTCAAAAATGTGGGACGAAGTATATATGAGTGATGAACAATTAGGTTGGTTAAAGCAAAATTTAGAAGAGTACAGTCAAAAAGATAAAAATAAGCCAATTTTCATTTTCTCTCATCACGTTTTACCTGATACTGTGTCTGGATCAAGACAATCACCATATTTACAAGATTATTTAAACGTTGATAAATTGTACGATATATTAAAAGACTATCCGCAGGTCGTTTTCTTTACGAGTCATACGCATTGGGATTTAAACTTACCGGACTGGGCTGGTAAAAAGAAAATTGCAGGTGGAGATGAAAAAGGATTTACAGTCGTAAATACTGGCGGAATTGAAACGGGCTGGATGTCGGCTGGACCAAATGGCGGAGAGAAGACTGCGCCGGATGGATATTCTTTCAAACAAGGATTACAAATAAAAGCATATGGTAACGATGTAGTCGTAACGGCTTACGATTATAAACGTGATAAGGATATAAAGAAATTATCAATTAGTGATGCAAAAATCGCACAAATGGCACCAGATGTGACGGCTGATGATAGAAATAATGTAATCGTTGGTGCAACAGAATATATGGAGTATTCTGTAGAAGGAACGAACGAGTGGAATACGTATAATCCAGGAAAACCGCCAAAATTTGATGGCGACAAAATCGTTTACGTCCGTCATAAAGGAGAAATGAATTTACAGCCGGGATTAACGCAGCTGCTTCGTTTTTCGGTAAATAAGTAA
- a CDS encoding D-cysteine desulfhydrase — translation MNLAKFPRKKYTESYTPIEKLNNFSEALGGPTIYFKRDDLLGLTAGGNKTRKLEFLVADAQAKGADTLITAGGIQSNHCRLTLAAAVKEKMKCILVLEEGLEPEEKPDFNGNYFLYHLLGAENVIVVPNGTDLMEEMHKVAKEVSEKGNTPYVIPVGGSNPTGAMGYIACAQEIMAQSFEQGIDFSSVVCVSGSAGMHAGLITGFSGTQSKIPVIGINVSRGKAEQEEKVAKLVDETSAHVGIPNSISREAVTCFDEYVGAGYALPTSEMVEAVQLLAKTEGILLDPVYTGKAVAGLIDLIRKGKFNKEDNILFVHSGGSPALYANTSLFA, via the coding sequence ATGAATTTAGCTAAATTCCCTAGAAAAAAATATACAGAATCATATACACCAATTGAAAAGTTAAACAATTTTTCTGAAGCACTTGGTGGCCCAACTATTTATTTTAAACGAGATGATTTACTTGGTTTAACAGCTGGTGGTAATAAGACGAGAAAGTTAGAGTTTTTAGTTGCGGATGCACAGGCGAAAGGTGCAGATACGTTAATTACAGCTGGTGGTATTCAGTCAAACCATTGCCGTCTAACACTTGCAGCTGCGGTAAAAGAAAAAATGAAATGTATTCTTGTGTTAGAAGAAGGGCTTGAGCCAGAAGAAAAGCCAGACTTTAACGGAAACTATTTCTTATATCATTTATTAGGTGCTGAAAACGTAATTGTTGTGCCAAACGGAACAGACCTTATGGAAGAAATGCATAAAGTAGCGAAAGAAGTAAGTGAAAAAGGAAATACACCATATGTAATACCAGTTGGTGGATCGAACCCTACTGGTGCAATGGGGTATATTGCTTGTGCGCAAGAAATTATGGCTCAATCATTTGAGCAAGGAATTGATTTCAGTTCAGTTGTTTGTGTAAGTGGTAGCGCTGGTATGCATGCTGGTCTAATTACTGGTTTTTCCGGAACGCAAAGCAAAATTCCTGTAATCGGAATAAATGTAAGTAGAGGAAAAGCGGAGCAAGAAGAGAAAGTAGCAAAACTTGTAGATGAAACTTCAGCTCACGTAGGTATTCCAAACTCTATTTCACGCGAAGCAGTTACATGCTTTGATGAATATGTAGGAGCAGGTTACGCTTTACCAACATCAGAAATGGTTGAAGCAGTACAGTTACTTGCGAAAACTGAAGGTATTTTACTTGACCCAGTTTATACAGGTAAAGCAGTAGCGGGACTAATCGATTTAATTAGAAAAGGTAAATTTAATAAAGAGGACAACATTTTATTCGTACATTCAGGTGGCTCACCAGCTTTATATGCGAATACGTCTCTGTTTGCGTAA